A stretch of DNA from Nonlabens ponticola:
GATGTCCACTAGATTATTTTTGGGCACAATTCCTATCGCTAGAAGTCTATTCTTAAGCCAATCTGGTGATGGTGCAACAGTTAATCCAGTCAAGGTAACACCACAATATCGCGGCGCACGTTCTGTATCCTGCACATCAATATCTACTCGTGCAGATCGTGATTCTACATGAAAACTACTCACGCTAGGTGTTATAAATTCTGGTGCAGCCTCGTTCACAGCGATACCTGCACGCAAGTCACGAGCAACGCCCATATGTGACATGGCATCAGCACGATTAGGCGTGAGACCTATCTCAATGACCTTATCTTGTTCCACCTCAAAGACTTGGGACATAGGCGTGCCTACTTCAAGAGTGTCATCTAGAATCATGATGCCGTCATGTGAGGCACCTAGTCCCAGCTCATCCTCAGCGCAGATCATACCGTGACTTTCCTCACCTCTTATCTTGCCTTTTTTGATTTTCCACGGCTCACCATCCTTGTCATAAAGTGTTGTGCCTATTGTGGCTACGGGAACTTTTTGGCCAGCGCCCACATTGGGTGCGCCACAAACTATTTGTACGACCTCGTTGCCTAGATCGACTTTGGTTAATTTCAATTTGTCCGCATTGGGATGTTTTACACATTCCAGGACGTGTCCCACCACGATTCCCTGCAATCCACCTTTTACACTTTCAAAATCTGTAATTCCTTCTACTTCAAGTCCCAAGGCCGTTAATAACGACTCGTGTTTTTCTATATCGTCGGGAATATTTATAAACTGTTTGAGCCAGTTGTAGGAAATTTTCATGAAGGTAATTTAATGGTGTAAAGATAGTGGTAATCACGCTTTCGCGAAAGCGTAACCATCCATAAACAGCGCTGCACAAATACTAGATAGAGACTAATATTCCCATTGACGTTTCTTGTTGAGTTCTTCCATCTCGTTCAATTCTTCTAAAGGAATGACCTTTAAGAAAGATTGATGTTGCTCAATGGCGTACTCGATTTGCTCAACGATCTTCTCAACGCTGTCGTTCTCATAATCAATGTCCAGTGGTTTTTTGATCACCATGGATTGCAGAATGTTGCGCTTTTTAATACGCAGGCCTTTCTTGTCAAAACTGCGTCTAAAGCCATCAATGACGACTGGCACAACAATAGGTTTGTACTGCTTGATGATGTGGGCAGTTCCCTTACGTATAGGCTTGAAAGGCTTGGTGGTTCCTTGAGGAAAGGTAATGACCCAACCGTCTTCTAATGCAATACCTATGTTTTTGGTATCATCTGGATTGACGTTGCGGTTGACTTCTTCACCTTTGGCGCGCCATGTGCGTTCTACGGTCACCGCACCAGCATAGGCCAGGATCTTGGGTAGGATACCGCTTTGCATGGTTTCCTTGGCAGCTACATAGTATATATTGAGTTTGGGATTCCATAAGTATCCTATGTTCTTGATGCTGTCCTCGCGACCAGACAGTGATGCATTAAATACATGAAACATACTCACGACATCTGCAAAATAGGTCTGGTGGTTAGAAACAAACAGAACGCCTGTATCGGGTAGATCTTTAATGATCTCACTACCATCAATGTGCAGCTCATTAAAACCACGATAGCGCCTGTGAGAAAGTGCTCCCAAAATCCTGATGAGCCAGCGTTTTACAAATAATATATGACCAAAAGGATTTGTCTTGAACAACCCCATAAAATTTCAAAATTTTACCGAAGGCTAATATAGTGCATGTGGGTAGAACATGCGTTAAAGCTTATCTGGCTTTATTGAAATATCCTACAATCCTGCTTGCTTAAACATGGCTTTGAATTCGCTAAGCATCATCGCTGTCGCACCCCAAACAATTTGCTCCTGTAAAAGAAAACAAGGCACTTCTACCTTGCTTAAATAACTGGTAGATAATATTTGGCTACTCACATTTGCTTCATCCATTAGTTGTTGAAGAGGCACTTCAATAACTGATTTTACCTCAGTTGCTTGAAGTTTGAAAATAGGTGAGTGATCAAGATATCCTAAATAAGGTCTAACCATAAAGTTACTAGGAGGAATGTACAGCGGTGTGCCAGCGGTAATCACTTTTTGTAGGGATATGGGAATCCCTATTTCCTCTTCAGTTTCTCGCAGCGCTGTGTATTCAAAATCCTTATCACCTTTTTCTGCTCGACCGCCAGGAAAAGCGATTTGACCACTGTGTTTACCAGTGGAAATCATTCGCTCAATCAAGACGAAATAGGATTCATCATTTTTAGGATATAAAAGCATCATGGTGGCTGCTTGCTTTGCATCTTTGCTTTTTTTAGCTACTAATTTCAATTCGTCAAGACGTTCCATGGCTGCCATGGATAATTGTGCTTCTTGACCAGGCAACGGCATATTGCTTAATTTTGAAACTTGAGATAAAAAATCATTGAATGAACTCACGACTGCTGATAGGTTTAATCATCGTTTTACTAGCGATGTCATGTAAAGATAATGAGGAAAGGCCAATGCCTGTGGTAGAGGAAAAAGTTGAAGTTGAAAAAAAAATTGATCTAGACGAGTTCTACCAACCCATGATCACCGAAGATGGCGATACCTTACTCAGCTATATACCACAAGATAGCGTTGAGCTGTTTTTTACTAGATACGGTAAGAAGAATCCAGAGAAGCGTGTCGAAATAGAAACCAAATATGGCAAGATTCAATTAGAGCTTTTTGAACAAACGCCGCTGTATCGAGCTAGCTTTATCTATCTGGTAAAAAATGGATACTATGATGAGACAGTTGTGCATCGTGTCGTACCTGACTTTATCGTACAAGCAGGCGATAGCGATAGACGAATCACCGCAACCAAGCGCAGCAGTGCAGGAAATTACATGTTACCACCAGCGATTCTAGATAATGTTCAACATACTTATGGAACGGTAAGCGCTGCAAAGCGCTGGGAAGACAATCCAGAAAACTGGCATAACCCTTTTGATTTTTTCATAACGTTGGGTAGCGCGAGCCATCTTGATGGCGAGCATACTATTTTTGGTAAAGTCACGAGCGGTATGGATGTGGCAGAAAAAATATCTAGGCTCAATCGCGATGAAGGCGACTGGCCTATTGAGACGGTTTATATTGATATGAAAGTAATCGACTAGAGATCGATCTCAACAACTTCTGCACGAGAGCCAAACCTGATAGGCACTCTACTGGTACCAATGCCTCGAGAAACATACATCGGTACTTTGTCCTCGTACCAGCCTTTTAAATAATCACCGCTACCACGAGGTGTGATAGGCGCGTAGCCCAGGAATGTCACTTGACCACCATGAGTGTGTCCAGAGAGAATGAGATCTATGCGATCAGCAAATTGAGAATCCTTTATGACATCGCTGTATTGCGGGCAATGATTGAGAACTATTGTTTTATCTGTTTCGGATAATTTTTTCATAGCTGTCATAATATCTGGGCGACCACCTAAAAAATCATCGGTGCCTGCTATGGCGATGCTTTGATTATTCACATTAATGGTAGCATTTTCATTGACGAGCAATTGGCAATTATGAGATGTATAAACTTCGTTCAATTGCTTCAAATCAACATTACCCCAATATTCCCAGTTTCCCAGAATAGCGAACTTGGGTATGTCCTGATCAATAAGTTTCAAAAAGCTATCGAGATACTGAATTTCTGTAGTTAGATTGATACTATCACCTGTAAAAACTATCAGGTCTGGCTTGATTTCATTAATCTTACGAGCAATGGACTTGTGAAAGGATCGCAGTCCGGTTATGTGTAAATCGCTTATTTGGATGAGTTTGATCTTAGATTCGGCTTCGTTTTTAGAACGATCAAAGTAGCTCCAGTCGATGACATACTTCTCAAACCAAAACATGTCTAGCAGCAATAAAGCTGCCGTACCAGATAGGATAAGAGTTATGAATTTACGTCTAGAAAGTTTTGACTTGATAATTTTAGCTATTGTTTGATCAAGCGCCTTCTCTTACCAATATCTAAATCCTTAATTATTAACATATCATCCTTGATACGTAGAATTTTCCAATTGGTCACATATTCTTCTCGCTCATCTATTTTGACCTCGACATCGTAATTCTTGCCAGCTGATACCTCAAACTCAGCAAGAGTATTTTGGTATATATTTTCAAGATAAAGAGTTCTTGATCTCGGCATTAATTTAAGTTCCGAAGGATTGTCGATTCGTTCACGCGATATTTCGCCTTTTAAAAAATATGTATTAAAAGACATAGAATCCCTATGGTTTATAATGCGAACATTAAAGTACTGCCAACCTTCTATTCGTTTGCTGTCTGTAATCTTTATATCAAAAACTTTAGGATTTTTAGACATCTCACGAACTGTACTCAACTTTATGTTTTGTTCATCTAAAGAATAAGTTCCGTTTTCAACAATTCCTAATCCGCAGTATTTGCCAAAAAACAGTGTTTGAAAACTACCGTCGGAATTAAAAGTCACCTCAAAATTAGAATTCTTGTCCTTATAAGTTCCTACCAAATCCTGACTAAAAACTTGAGATGAAGCCAATAGAAGAAAGACAAGAAAAAATCGGAAAATCATAGATATTAATACCTATAAACAATCGCATTGATATTCATGCCAGCGCCTACACTCGCAAACATGACTACATCACCTTTATTAACCTGGTGATCGTCCATCTTTCCTTTTACCACTAGATCCATAACGGTTGGTACTGTTGCAACGCTGCTGTTTCCTAGCTTATGAATGATCATGGGCATGATATGTTGAGGTACTTCCATATCATACAGCTTATAGAAACGCTGTACTATGGCCTCATCCATTTTTTCATTGGCCTGGTGGATAAAGATTTTTTTCAAATCCTTAATGTCAACACCAGAAGAATCTAACGCAGCCTTCATTCCTTCAGGAACCTTGGATAGTGCAAAATTATAGATACGACGCCCGTACATCTTGATGTACTTTGTCTTGTTCTCCAGTTTGGTGTTGTAGGATTCCTTATTAAATATGAAATAAGTTTCTTCTTCAGTATAAGTAGCTGTGGCCTGTCCTATAATGCCGTGATCATCATCACTGGATTCTACAATGGCAGCACCAGCACCATCACTATAAATCATGCTATCGCGATCATGCGGATCAACAACTCTTGAAAGAGCTTCTGCGCCTATGACTAGAACTTTTTTTGCAAGACCAGATTTGATAAAGCTATCGGCTTGAGTCAATCCCAACACCCAACCAGGACAACCAAATAACACATCGTACGCTACACAAGCTGGATTTTTAATACCCAACTTATTTTTGACACGACTGGCGAGGCTAGGTACCATATCGCTAGAACCACCATCTGGTTTTACATCACCATAATTATGCGCTACGATAATAA
This window harbors:
- a CDS encoding DUF5004 domain-containing protein, with amino-acid sequence MIFRFFLVFLLLASSQVFSQDLVGTYKDKNSNFEVTFNSDGSFQTLFFGKYCGLGIVENGTYSLDEQNIKLSTVREMSKNPKVFDIKITDSKRIEGWQYFNVRIINHRDSMSFNTYFLKGEISRERIDNPSELKLMPRSRTLYLENIYQNTLAEFEVSAGKNYDVEVKIDEREEYVTNWKILRIKDDMLIIKDLDIGKRRRLIKQ
- a CDS encoding peptidylprolyl isomerase, with amino-acid sequence MNSRLLIGLIIVLLAMSCKDNEERPMPVVEEKVEVEKKIDLDEFYQPMITEDGDTLLSYIPQDSVELFFTRYGKKNPEKRVEIETKYGKIQLELFEQTPLYRASFIYLVKNGYYDETVVHRVVPDFIVQAGDSDRRITATKRSSAGNYMLPPAILDNVQHTYGTVSAAKRWEDNPENWHNPFDFFITLGSASHLDGEHTIFGKVTSGMDVAEKISRLNRDEGDWPIETVYIDMKVID
- a CDS encoding NUDIX hydrolase; translated protein: MSSFNDFLSQVSKLSNMPLPGQEAQLSMAAMERLDELKLVAKKSKDAKQAATMMLLYPKNDESYFVLIERMISTGKHSGQIAFPGGRAEKGDKDFEYTALRETEEEIGIPISLQKVITAGTPLYIPPSNFMVRPYLGYLDHSPIFKLQATEVKSVIEVPLQQLMDEANVSSQILSTSYLSKVEVPCFLLQEQIVWGATAMMLSEFKAMFKQAGL
- a CDS encoding metallophosphoesterase; the encoded protein is MFWFEKYVIDWSYFDRSKNEAESKIKLIQISDLHITGLRSFHKSIARKINEIKPDLIVFTGDSINLTTEIQYLDSFLKLIDQDIPKFAILGNWEYWGNVDLKQLNEVYTSHNCQLLVNENATINVNNQSIAIAGTDDFLGGRPDIMTAMKKLSETDKTIVLNHCPQYSDVIKDSQFADRIDLILSGHTHGGQVTFLGYAPITPRGSGDYLKGWYEDKVPMYVSRGIGTSRVPIRFGSRAEVVEIDL
- a CDS encoding lysophospholipid acyltransferase family protein, which translates into the protein MGLFKTNPFGHILFVKRWLIRILGALSHRRYRGFNELHIDGSEIIKDLPDTGVLFVSNHQTYFADVVSMFHVFNASLSGREDSIKNIGYLWNPKLNIYYVAAKETMQSGILPKILAYAGAVTVERTWRAKGEEVNRNVNPDDTKNIGIALEDGWVITFPQGTTKPFKPIRKGTAHIIKQYKPIVVPVVIDGFRRSFDKKGLRIKKRNILQSMVIKKPLDIDYENDSVEKIVEQIEYAIEQHQSFLKVIPLEELNEMEELNKKRQWEY
- a CDS encoding 3-oxoacyl-ACP synthase III family protein, whose translation is MRAKITGIGSHIPDVVRKNEEFMNHEFLNNDGSSFGSDNATIIKKFVAITGIEERRYISDDLFTSDIAAIAGRNAIADAAIDAETIDFIIVAHNYGDVKPDGGSSDMVPSLASRVKNKLGIKNPACVAYDVLFGCPGWVLGLTQADSFIKSGLAKKVLVIGAEALSRVVDPHDRDSMIYSDGAGAAIVESSDDDHGIIGQATATYTEEETYFIFNKESYNTKLENKTKYIKMYGRRIYNFALSKVPEGMKAALDSSGVDIKDLKKIFIHQANEKMDEAIVQRFYKLYDMEVPQHIMPMIIHKLGNSSVATVPTVMDLVVKGKMDDHQVNKGDVVMFASVGAGMNINAIVYRY